The Sus scrofa isolate TJ Tabasco breed Duroc chromosome 4, Sscrofa11.1, whole genome shotgun sequence genomic sequence CAAATCCATAAACTCAGAGCATGGTGTCCCTAGGGGAGGGGGTTGGCTTTAGATCAGATACGTGCATGCTGGGATGCTCTGGGAAATTGGAAATATGGACAAAACACATCCAGCCTTAGTCCAGACCCAGTGGAGTGATTTCCTGCAGCTCCACCTTCCTAAACCCTGTGCAGCTGTCTAttcaatgggagaaaagagggaagCCTTTGGAGAAATAACTGCAATGCCCATGAAGCTACTAAATTAATGTTTCGCTACGTTCCACCAAAATAAGAGGCTCAGTAGTGCAAGTCCTTAAAATTCTCTAGAACTGAACAGAAGAAAGGGATGTGACCGAGATATTTGGAGGTTTGTCTGCCAGAAGCCGAGCTTGTGATGCACATAAATAACTCACCTAGCTGCTCTTCTCCAtctattacaaaagaaaagaaacagccgGAAAAGATTAAGGATGCCTTGAAACCCTCGAAAGCTTCCAACTTACTTGCACTCATGAAGGCAAAGCCTAAGAACCACAGCCTCTTCGAGGTGGTGCAGCGAGGGTTCTCTCCCATTTTCCTTCCCCCACTTGAACTTCCACATGGTCTCAATTATGAGCCACCACAGTTGGAGTCAGTTGAGGGAGCCATTGCAGTCATGCGTGCCTTGCTTtctacccccccgccccccaagggAGCAggattttcagagtacaggatgAAGATCCCATGGTTGAGGGGTCAGTGTGCACACGTGGAAAGGCTAAGATGCCAGGTGTTTTCTGAGCCGGATGTGCCTTGGAGACAGTCGGCCAGGAGGCCTTGGGTGGTTGATACTTGGTGGCACCACCTTGAGTAGGTATTTTCATGGAAAGGGTAAACTTTCCTATGTCTGGAAAGAAAAGGCACATGTGCTGCTCCTTGACTTTGGGGACAAATGAGCGAGTCAAGTTCAAAATCAGGTCTGTAGCCTTAGATTTCTGTTGCCCCTCCCTGTCCCAGCACAGCCAGTAGAGCTTCTCTCTCACTGCCCTTGAATTACAGTGATGGTGAGGAGACATCTTCCTTTTAATGCCTTTGCTCATAAAATCCCTTCATATGGAGAGGTCTATATTGTGGACCCCTCTTCCCTTAAACGTGCTGTTCGTTAATTTTCCAAAAGCAAAAACTACGGAAAGACATTCTTAGTTGCCAACCACAGTTCCCACTTGTAGAATGACGGTGTTAGTGACAGCAGCAGAAGGGGCAGAAGGACAAACTGGAGGTGGAGGGGGACGGACTCTGTGGTGGTGAGGTGGCATTAGCTGAGGAGTGCGGCTGGGATTCATGCATTCTTCCAAAGACACATGCTATTCACGagcactgtgccaggccccgAGACAGGAACAGGGGATTAAAAAGCGCCCACAATAGGCAAAATCTTAATGAATGAGAGACTTTCTGACTGTGGTAAGTGCCAGGAAAGAGATCAGTAAGGACGCGGATGAACATTAGCGATCTGCTTATGAGGTGCGGAGGCCAGAGCCGTCCGGGACACGGCAGGTGCAGTGAGACCTAAAATGACCGGCCAGCAGCGTGGAGACGGAGTAGCAGGGGGAAATGGCCTTTGAGAAAGAGCAGCATGGTCCtggacctgggggtggggtgtaAAGAGCGTGAATGTTCGCCAACACGGAGTGAGGGTGAGCAAACAAACGGGGAGCCCGAGGGGGAGGGGCATGTATGACTTTTGGACAAATAAGGGACTCAAGATAAAAATCATGTCTGCAGTCTCGTATTTTTGTTCTCCTCCCTGCAGGAGGAAACACCTCCAGGGTCTCGAGGGCCGAAGGacccacattttaaattttgtcataACCTCAACGGAAAACCACAGAAAGAGTTTAAGCAGCAGAATGGCACTTCGTATATCCATTTTTCAAAGGTTCCTTTGGGTTTCTTTACGGGGATACGCTGAGGGGGAGTGGGGCATCCTCTCAGAGCTTATGGCAGTGGTGCAGGTGAAAGACCACGGAGGCCAGGCAGGTTGAGGCAGGGGACATGGAGAGAGGTTGTAACAAGGTTCTAATCGGCAGAGTCTGTTTTTCAGAGCTGGAACGTAGTcctgaatgtatttttttgtttctgaaaattaGACTCCAAAAAGCTAGGGTTTGTAACTATGATTCTAAAATGTAAcgaaagtattttcaaatatctgGCCACTGTACCATTTCCACCAGTTTTCTCATTAGTAACACTGAGAGTTGGTTAATTATCTATGAAAGTAGAGACTGGAATTTTTAACCTAAGAATCTTTTGGAGGGCACTTGTTAAAAAAGCACATTCTTGGCCTTGGCGTGGAGCTCAGGAATTTGCTTTGTACTGAGAACCTCAAGGAATTCAGATATGTTTGAGGCACACTTTGAGAAGTAGAGTGTTAAGCCTGGCAGTTCGATTCTGCCTCCTGCTGGTGGTCTTTTATGTATATACTGTTATGTCTGTAGTGGTTGCTTTTCCCCTGAGGCAATAGTCTGGATGGGCTAGGTTGTGCTGCAGAAAAAAAGAACGAAACATAATCCTCAAACTTGCAGAGGTTCACAAGGTCAAAGTTCATCCCTTGGGTTGAGGACAGAGGGCTCTGTTCTGCATTGTTCTCATCCAGGATGCTGATGGCAACTCTGCTGTCTGGAGTTTTGTTGGCTGCCATATTTGGGGGAAGAGGAAGTGGCAGATCTGGCACTGACTTTTTGTGCTTCCTTCCAGTGATAACCAGGGTCACTTCCACTCATGGTTCATTGACCACACTTAACGCTTTGCAATCTGCTCAGGagcccagaaggagaaggaaatgagTCTCAGAGACAGTGGCAACATCAGTCCCAGGGGATCCGGGAGGCAGAGGTATCAGGCCTGGGCAAATGGTTGCTCAGCTCTTGAGGAACACCGGGCATCTATGGATGGGGAGGCACTACGAGAACTGAAAGAGTGGTAATCATTTCCAGAGTTGCCAATAACCTCCCTGAAGAAATTTCTTAATCTTTTAGAAGTATTTTATATCTCTGAGGGTTAATTGAAAAATAGCTAATGTATATTAACAGAAAGTCTCCTAATTGAAGTTTCTTTAAACATCTGATTGTATTTGCAACAAGGAACACTGCATGGGAATAAAAGGGTCTATGCTGGTCAAGTCGTGTGATGGAATTAGTGGTACCCAGTGCTGCTCCCTGACCCTGGTACTTAGGGAGGGCGAGAGGGCATCAGTCTCCTCTCTTCTAGCCCCACTTGTCAGTTAATGGCTCTACAACATGCCTCATTTCTCTGCacctgtttcctcttctgcacGATAAGTTGGGGAAAGACAATAGATCGCTAATGTCTCTCTCAGAAGAACCCAAAAGATTCCATCCTGATGTGTTGCAATATGGTGAATAGTTTAGGTCACTCCTTGTATGGAGGAATCACAAACCAGGTTACAAAATTGTGTTTTAAGCTTCTGAGAAGCATTTTGCAATACAACTTACTGCAAAGGAGCAAAAGTGTCTCCTACTAAACAGATGCTAAAAATTCACCATGGACTGTAACTTAGGATGTACTTTATTAATTGGGTTTGCATTTCCCTTTTCCCACTTATTGGATGTGTGCCTTTGAGAAGTTGTTTAATCCTTAGATCTCTCATCAGCAGAATGGATTCTAATTTATTTCTAATGTTCTTGAGAGAATAACATGAGATAATGTGACAATGGGCTTAACACTGCGTCTAAGACATACTGATAGCTGTTTCAtgaatgcaaaataaatgaaatgcccAAGAAGTGAAAGACTGTGTCATTATTATCATTCTCATCCTAGCTTTGTACATGGTGTGTACCTGGCCACACTCCATTCTGTCAACTTCCGACAACCTCAGCGGTTTTTGGAGATTCTTTCCATGCAGAAGAGAATCCTTTTGTAGGCTTCATTGCTTCCCACAGTTAAAACTCGAGCAGCTAGTGCCTAACATGCCCTTCAGTGACTGTGTGGCCCTCATCTGGCCTCTGCTGTTCTGCTCCCTCTGAATTTCCATCCCTCGCACCTCATGCTGCTGTCACAAAGCCCCGAGGATGAGGGGACACACATCTGCTGATTTCCTCCCATCGTACAGATGAGATGTGGAGACAAACTTTGGGCAGATGGAGAAGTTTGAAACCCTTGGAAGGAGGAGTTCCAAAAGGCTGCCGAGGCCCCTCTCCCTCTGGACCTTCCTTCTGCTGGGCTTCTCCTAAAGCCAGGGCATGAGCTGAACCCCTAGAAATCCTCCATGCAGCTGACTTGTCTAGACACGTGGCCGCTGAGCCTCTGGGCCCTCGAGAGGCAGCCCTTGGACAGCATAGTGGAAGTTGGCAGAACCTTCCACCATCTTCCAGGGCTAAGGGTCAAGGCAGGTTGACATTTCAAAATCTCGATGAGGTAAGTTGCCTTTTCTGAGTGACGAATCTATGCCATCCTTCTGGCCACCCTTCACCTGTTTATCCTTCCACAGGGAGTCTTCTGGGTACCACACCAGGCACCTCCCCAaggctgggagggggcagagatgCTGACTCCTCAAATCatcaaaatgcatttttctgaCGGTTGACTCATGGCCAGTCCTTGTCCTCCACTGCCCTTCTAAATGTCCTTGATCCAAAAGGAAAGCACGAGGCTTCAAAATGGCATGCTCAACACTCAAAAACTGTGGTTGGTTTTAACAGCCTTGTCTCTTTGAACTTAGTGGGCTGTGTGTTACTCATGATGGAACCTCTGaagtctttttaaacattttattggctACCATTTGGGTAAGAGTGAAATTGTTGAAAATCTGGCTGTTTTGAGACATGCTTGTACACACAGGCAGCAGATACAATTATCAAGATGAATTTAAGGGCACTTCGGTTTTTAAGTTTAACACGGTCTGCCTGTCCTCGTCTTGATTTAGGCTGTAGGGAGCACAGAACTGGAATCACAGAACTGAGTTGAAGTCCCATTGTGTCACTTTCTTCCTTGGGGATCTTGGTTAAGGGGCTTGCTCTCCATGGAACTGAGGTTCTTCACCTCTAAAATGGGACAGTAATTACTACCTTGGGCTCATTGTGATAACATTTATAGTGTAGCTAGTACAGGACTAACATGTGATAGGTTAAGAACATCAAgtcaacatttattaaacacctactatATACTCTGGCCTTCTATGTTGCTGCTGCCCAACCCGGGGGCCATAGTTCACATCCTAATCATCAGAGATTTGTGAATTTATGAGGACAAGTTTCCCCCCGACCCATctcaatggaaaataaaatgttttgaggaAAGCATACCATCTGAAAATTCGCACAAAGGCCCCCATACAGTGTAGCAAAGGCTGGGCCCATGGCGGTCTGACAAACATGATCATCTAATGGGAAAAAAGCAACACTGAAAGTCCAAAAATCTCATCGGCCAATAGTTGAGTTGTGAGGtcgggaaggaagaagaaagcattCCTTGCAGAATGAACAGCTACTGAAAGTCATCAGTAGTGCTAATAGTAAAATAAGCCCACAGATTCTGTGATACTCCTTAATTTAAAAGGTGGGGCCTCTCTCCCCTCCGTGAGTGTGGGCTGCAGTTAATGACCCTCTCCCGAGGAGCTGAGCATGGCGGACGAGTGTGACTTAGATGCTGGATCCCCCAAGGCACTGTGGCTCCTCTCCTGCTCTCTTGAGGGTCGCCCCTCTGGGGGACGCCAGATGCTGCAGTGTGAAGACACTTGCCAAATGAGAGCCCTCTTGGGAGCAGATCTTCCAGCCTCAGTCAAGCCTTCGGATGAGGCAGCCCTGGCTGACATCTTGTCGGCAGATTACCCAGACACCCCGAGCCAGAACCACCTGGTCGAGGCACTCCAGGATTTCTGATCCACAGAAGCTGAGACAATAAATATTGTCTTAAGTCGATGAGTAGTAGGGAAATTTATTACATCACAGTAGATCATTGATAAAGTGGTAAAGGGTCTCCAGTGGAAATTTCTCTTGGGTCGAAGCCTGGAGGCTTAGGTTGGGGGGCTGAAAGGGACATAGGTTCGAAAGGAAAATTCCCGACTTTCTCTGTTAAGAAGTTAGGATTTATTCTATTAACTTATTCAAGCTGGAGGATGTTTTCACATAGAAGAGTGACATAATCAGAACTGACAATGGTATCTTTGGCAGGAAAAGTGGTAAGAAGAGGCTAGTTGGGGGAGAAGGACTTCCAGTTAGAAAGTTCTAGGACTGTTAAGAGAAGATGATAGCCGGAACTACGGCAATGGCAGAGGGGACAGATATAGGACTGTTTTAAAATGTggtggtttgggagttcccgtcatggctcacaggaaaccaatctgactagtatccatgaggatgtggatagatccctggccttgctcagtgggtcaggggtccggcgttgccatgaactgtggtggaagtcgcagatgtggcttggatcccaagttgctgtggctgtggtataggctggcagctatagctcagattcgacctctagcctgggagcctccatatgtggtgggtgtgaccctaaaaaagcaaaaagccaaaaaaaaaaaaaaaagaaaaaaggtggttTGCAGAAAGAAACGAGTTTGTAGGGCAATCTAGTGCAATCCTGCTTGACTCTTCATTGAGTGGGGAAATAAGTGTGCTGAACTATACAACaatctcataaaaacaacatctctctctctctctcacaccacacacaccacacacacacacacactacttacTTACATGAACTAAAAAAGTGAGACTTTTGCAAACAGGACTTCATAATTAGAGAACTGTCTTGCTCTTAGAATTTAATATTAAGCATTTGAAATTGTCCTTTATAAAAACTCTCATttcaagaacaaaaagaaaatgatgagctCCCATCTTCCATAGGAAGCCAAAGCCTCACATTTGTCCGTGGTTTAAACAAGGCCGCAGAAGATTAGATCGAACTACAAAGGGGTGATTTATAGCTCTGTTGGAATACAGATTAAAGGAGTTTTTTAAGGGTTGGACGATTCAAACAGAATCTATAACTAAAACTGAATAGGCGTGATATTAAATTAGCTAAGTGCtcatctccccccccccgcccccaaactgGTTACCTTAGGAAAATAAcatctatttttagtatttcaatAACCCAGCAAGAGATGGATATATAAGTGCTAAgccatgaatattttaaatggccacatttcTATCCAAATGGTGAAGGAAGaaatcatgtgtgtgtatataaaaatataaaacttctacCCTATTATCTTGCATGCCTGTACCATCCCCAGTCAGTGGTATTCTGAACGCTTTCTTCTGGAAAGCAGAGTGCTAGCTGAGCTACAAATTAAGCAGAAAACCAGAAAAATTCAAAACCTGTGGAAAGTCAAGGAAcaaaatttgattttcaaaaggaaaatgtttgtCAACGGTAATAGTTGGGAATCATatcatttctatttctgaaaCTTGCTTTTAAAATCCTCCTTTCTTTTACCTTTACATGTTATGtggatctttttaaagaaatgttactCTTCAAATAACTTGATTCAATAAATACCTGGTGAATACTCAATGCCCTAATAATAGAATAAGTCAGATCCACTAAGAGGAATGATacttctattaaaataaaagtgaaaatctaAGTTCCTTGAGGCAGGTGCCATTGACCACAGCAGTCCTGTGTCTATGGGGAGGCCTGAAAAAGGCAATCACTCAACAcatgaggaatgaatgaatgaatgagtggaccAGTGTGTGAACACATGTGATGTGAATGACATTGGACTTGGACAGGTAAGAACAAGGCTGTATGTTTCAAAGGTATGTCTCCACTATCAGAACTCACAAATATTTACAACTGAAGAGTGTGGTGGAAGATGTGAAAAATGCTGATgtttaagaaaagataaaaacgcCCAGAGTGTGAACTAAATAAAGAAGCAGTAGCCTATTTTAGGAACCTGGATGATCCTATTTTAGAAAAAGGCACCGTGGCTCTGGGTATGAGGAGGGACACGGCTGTTCAGAAGAATTGTGATATGACGCAAATAAAGAAATGCTGCTTCTTCCAGACCACCCAAAATCTGCTTCTGGCTCACAGTTCAAAGTTCAGCTTCCGTGGAGGGAGCAAAGGAAAGGACAAAGAGAAACCACCATCATTAGTGCCTGCACCAGAGCTATTTATTAgagtaacttttcctttttttttgttttaaagatttcGGAACAATGGACGTATGTACAAAGTGTTACAGCATTTACACCATAAAAAGTGTCCTAGTAGCTGATGGAGTCTAAGGCAGTGCTGCAGAGAGCTCCGGAGTGTGGCTACAAGAGCAAGGAAGCCAAGCACCGCACGCAGGTGGACCTCCCCGCTCCGTGGACTGTCAGCTGATGTATGGCTAACTAGACCACCTGGAGGACAGGTTATGGGGGAAAAGGGAAGAAGCTGATAGGTAGCATTAGGGACCACTGGGTGGAAAAGCTACACAGGGTCGTGTTTCTACAGCCGTAAGCAAAGGTCCACAGCCTGATGGATTCACACGTGCAGGAGACAGTCACGCTGCTCAGATATGGTTCAGCTACCAAAGGTAATTGGCTTTTTAGCAGGAGGCTCTCTACTGATATGGCTGGGATTTCCGTTGGCATTCATGTCTTGAGAAAGTTCCAACCCACCCAagccccactcccctcccagataaaacaacagcaaagggtggggggcgggggggtgggaaGACAACTCAGTGGATTTGGTTCTTGACCAacaccctcccaaaaaaaaaatggacattcaGCATCAGCTCTAGGGTGCCCATTCCTGTCAAAAGATTAATAATAGAAATTTCTGAATCAACCCAAATCAGAACAACATCAATACCTCCGCCCCAAACACCCAACCTCCTGATTTAATCACCTCCGTTGTATCTGATTGTCTTTCCTTGGGGTCAGTATTACACAGAACCACCAACAATTTACACACCAAATCGACACAAAACGAACGTGGCACTGTTGCCCCAACCATTACTTGAGTAAATGGCTAGAGGACTTCAATACACTAATTCCTAACATCCAGCACCCTGCTTTCTATGTCAGCAGGCCCAGCCAGGTTGGGGATCAGTCACTATATCCGACCGGTGGCGGATCCCACTTATTTTCCCATTGCTTCCATCTCATGTGTAGGCAAATTggctttttttatttcaaaaagatgCTACTCTCCACTTAAAAGCCAGTTGATAAAACTTTTAATTAAGACACAATAGCGCGGGATATAAAAACACAAGAACCACATAAATATCGAAGAAGTTGTATACCGTTTTCGTGTAAACAGTTTTGCTGAAGATCGAAGCCCTAATTAGAATCTGGCCTGGAACTCGGGGTGGATGACTCGCGTTCAGCCAGGCTCTGCAGCGATGGTTGCCGTGGACGCCAGGTCGGTCCCCATGTTGGCAGGCATGCAACTTGCAAGACATTGCACAGCAAGCAACACAAAGAGAGTGGAGAAGCTCACAGCACTTCAAGGAGACCTCACAACCTTCACAACTGCGGACGCACGGACCgagacccccccctccccccgtgcGCGCGCGCTCTTACACGTGGGAGACCTTCTGTGACTCTCTAGCTTGTTTGATGCTGTACAACCACTTGATGATCCGAGCATTCCGCTCGATCGCGGAGATGCCGTAGGGCACCCGGTCGTTGGCACTGTCATCGTTTCTAAGGTCACTGTTACTGTCCTGAGACTGTTCGCAGTCCGAGCTGATCATGCTGGCGCTGCGGAAGTTGAGGGAGATGATGTCGGAGTTGGCCCTGGCGAAGTTCTCCATGCCCAGGTTCTCCAGCTCCTCGGGGTCCAGTCCGCAGTAGTTGAAGAAGCGCTCCACGTCGGCGTCCACCCGGAAGTACCGGTCGCTCAGGTCCGACTTGGACCGCTGCAGCGACGGTCTTCGGCTGACCCCGCAGGCCGGCTCTGCCGCCTCGGCCTCGGGCGACTTGAGCGccgcgggggcggcggcggcggccttGGGCTTGGGGGGCAGCGGCGGGGCCGAGCTGCTGCAGGCCACGGCCCTCGGGGGCTTGCCGCCCACCCTGCGGATGTCCGAGGAGCTGTGCGACACGTGCAGCACGGCGTCGGCGGCCGGCTCGAGCAGGCGCCGGCCCACGTGCGAGCCGCCCTCCTGCGGGCTGCCGCGGCCGGGCGTCGGGCAGAGCCGCAGCGACTCGGCGAAGGAGTGCCGGTGCAGCTCGGCCGCGTCGGCCCGGGCGGCCGGCCAGTTCCGCGCGCCGTGCTTGTGCGCCGAGCCCGCGCTCGAGCCCTCGGAGCTGTTGAGGATGTTCTTGAGGATCTCGAGCTTCAGCGTCTCGCGCGGCGCGCCGCCCTCGGGCTTGGCGCCACCGCCCAGCACCTTGAGCGTGGGGCTGCCGAGCGCGCGCTTGGCGGCCGGGCACACCGGGGGCTTGGCCAGCACGGCCGGCTTCACAGGCTCCTGCTTGGCGTTGATGACCTCCTGGCTCTTGACATACTTGGCCTTGTCGGCCTCCAGCCGCTCCACGGCGCTAAGTCTCTTGGGGTTGGGCTCGGC encodes the following:
- the FAM110B gene encoding protein FAM110B, producing MPTESLQTGSMVKPVSPAGTFTSAVPLRILNKGPDYFRRQAEPNPKRLSAVERLEADKAKYVKSQEVINAKQEPVKPAVLAKPPVCPAAKRALGSPTLKVLGGGAKPEGGAPRETLKLEILKNILNSSEGSSAGSAHKHGARNWPAARADAAELHRHSFAESLRLCPTPGRGSPQEGGSHVGRRLLEPAADAVLHVSHSSSDIRRVGGKPPRAVACSSSAPPLPPKPKAAAAAPAALKSPEAEAAEPACGVSRRPSLQRSKSDLSDRYFRVDADVERFFNYCGLDPEELENLGMENFARANSDIISLNFRSASMISSDCEQSQDSNSDLRNDDSANDRVPYGISAIERNARIIKWLYSIKQARESQKVSHV